A stretch of Schistocerca nitens isolate TAMUIC-IGC-003100 chromosome 6, iqSchNite1.1, whole genome shotgun sequence DNA encodes these proteins:
- the LOC126263021 gene encoding inosine triphosphate pyrophosphatase, with product MSRSLVFVTGNAKKLEEVVAILGKSLPYELASQKIDLPEYQGEVDEICINKCKAAAAIVKGPVMIEDTCLCFNALGGLPGPYIKWFLDKLGPEGLHRLLAGWEDKTAYAVCTFAFSPGGENDDVILFRGKTFGTIVSPRGPRDFGWDPCFQPDGYEKTYAELPKDVKNQISHRSKALGELKNYFESGRNAVQAERLYRRRFPDKPLPSRRMFGRLTSRLRETGSLNPRPRHRPRTCTDERAEVAVLATIAVNPQIITHQIECEVGVSKSSAQRILKRHKFQ from the exons ATGTCTCGTTCACTAGTGTTTGTTACCGGTAACGCTAAGAAGTTAGAGGAAGTTGTAGCAATTCTTGGTAAAAGTTTACCGTACGAG CTTGCAAGTCAGAAAATTGATTTGCCTGAGTATCAAGGTGAAGTAGATGAAATATGCATAAACAAGTGCAAGGCAGCAGCAGCAATTGTGAAAGGTCCAGTAATGATCGAGGATACTTGTCTGTGTTTCAATGCTTTGGGTGGACTACCTG GACCATACATAAAATGGTTTTTAGATAAACTTGGACCTGAAGGTTTACACCGCCTCCTGGCTGGTTGGGAAGATAAAACTGCGTATGCTGTATGCACATTTGCATtttcaccaggaggtgaaaatgaTGATGTCATTCTTTTTAGAGGGAAGACATTTGGTACAATAGTGAGCCCTAGGGGACCAAGAGACTTTGGCTGGGATCCCTGTTTCCAGCCAGATGGATATGAAAAAACATATGCTGAATTGCCAAAAGATGTGAAAAATCAAATATCCCACAGAAGTAAAGCACTGGGTGAactcaaaaattattttgaaa gtggacgaaatgctgttcaggcagaacgactgtacagaagacgattccctgacaagccattgccttcgcgccggatgtttggtcgtctcacatctcgtctacgtgaaacgggaagcttaaatccaagacctcgacatcgtcctagaacatgcacagatgaacgtgctgaagttgctgtgctcgctaccatagctgtgaatcctcaaatcatcACACATCAAATTGaatgtgaagttggtgtgtcgaaatcaagtgcacagcgtattcttaaacgtcataaatttcaatga